In a single window of the Daphnia carinata strain CSIRO-1 chromosome 4, CSIRO_AGI_Dcar_HiC_V3, whole genome shotgun sequence genome:
- the LOC132087920 gene encoding uncharacterized protein LOC132087920 produces the protein MKQSYLIILLLSCVLVATVTALIPKSRPGSLGTIPDSMIPGSPMEDSDPLLANSFDSGSDYRPLDFGYLPGTTRYMGNRIKGSGYTSLHGLNYESVGYRDDYYTNEAYPQLVGQGQVRVNGQEAELTCQFPPTFDIISNIVWEKLERNGVDSWALDRQDPRFSIRQQSIAGSRLVIGEYSARDEGVYRCIATRRDNTHFRQTRTVYQDIPFLLV, from the exons ATGAAGCAAAGTTACTTGATTATTCTCCTATTGTCATGTGTACTGGTAGCAACGGTTACCGCCCTAATTCCCAAATCTCGTCCAGGTTCGTTAGGAACGATACCCGACTCCATGATTCCGGGATCTCCAATGGAAGACTCGGATCCGCTTTTGGCTAATAGTTTCGATAGTGGATCAGATTATCGCCCACTTGATTTTGGCTATCTACCGGGAACTACGCGATACATGGGCAACCGGATCAAGGGCAGCGGCTACACGTCGCTGCACGGTCTCAACTACGAGAGTGTCGGCTACCGCGATGATTACTACACCAACGAGGCCTACCCGCAGTTGGTCGGTCAGGGACAGGTTCGAGTCAACGGCCAGGAGGCAGAACTCACCTGCCAGTTTCCCCCCACATTCGACATCATCTCG AATATCGTGTGGGAGAAGCTGGAGCGAAATGGTGTGGATAGCTGGGCACTAGATCGACAAGATCCACGATTTTCCATCCGTCAACAATCGATTGCTGGGTCGCGGCTCGTTATAGGAGAATATTCTGCCCGCGATGAAGGTGTCTACCGTTGCATAGCCACCCGTCGCGATAACACCCACTTCCGTCAAACCAGGACCGTTTACCAGGATATCCCTTTCCTCCTTGTCTAA
- the LOC130694306 gene encoding small ribosomal subunit protein uS17-like isoform X2 — translation MADQNEKSFQKQPTVFLNKKSGKKQKNLRYHRNVGLGFKTPREAIEGTYIDKKCPFTGDVSIRGRILTGVVQKMKMQRTIVIRRDYLHYVKKYNRFEKRHRNMSVHLSPCFRDVALNDVVTIGECRPLSKTVRFNVLKVNKAAGAKKSFRKF, via the exons ATGGCGGATCAG AATGAAAAGTCCTTCCAGAAGCAACCCACTGTCTTCTTGAACAAGAAGAGTGgtaagaaacagaaaaatctgAGATACCATAGGAATGTTGGTCTTGGATTCAAAACTCCCCGTGAG GCTATTGAGGGCACCTACATTGACAAGAAATGCCCTTTCACCGGCGATGTTTCTATCCGTGGACGAATTCTTACTGGAGTTGTCCAGAAAATGAAGATGCAAAGGACCATCGTCATCCGCCGTGATTACCTTCACTATGTTAAGAAGTACAACCGTTTTGAGAAAAGACATCGTAACATGTCCGTGCACTTGTCACCGTGTTTCAG GGATGTTGCTCTCAATGATGTTGTTACCATTGGCGAATGCCGGCCATTGTCCAAGACAGTTCGTTTCAACGTGCTGAAGGTCAACAAGGCTGCTGGAGCCAAGAAGTCCTTCAGGAAGTTTTAG
- the LOC130694306 gene encoding small ribosomal subunit protein uS17-like isoform X1 has translation MADQGERSFQRQPTIFLNRKSGNNKKSKIDRYTRAVGLGFKTPREAIEGTYIDKKCPFTGDVSIRGRILTGVVQKMKMQRTIVIRRDYLHYVKKYNRFEKRHRNMSVHLSPCFRDVALNDVVTIGECRPLSKTVRFNVLKVNKAAGAKKSFRKF, from the exons ATGGCGGATCAG GGAGAGCGttcatttcaacgtcaaccaACCATTTTCCTTAACCGGAAAAGCGGTAATAACAAAAAGAGTAAAATCGATCGCTACACACGTGCGGTTGGTCTGGGTTTCAAGACTCCCAGAGAG GCTATTGAGGGCACCTACATTGACAAGAAATGCCCTTTCACCGGCGATGTTTCTATCCGTGGACGAATTCTTACTGGAGTTGTCCAGAAAATGAAGATGCAAAGGACCATCGTCATCCGCCGTGATTACCTTCACTATGTTAAGAAGTACAACCGTTTTGAGAAAAGACATCGTAACATGTCCGTGCACTTGTCACCGTGTTTCAG GGATGTTGCTCTCAATGATGTTGTTACCATTGGCGAATGCCGGCCATTGTCCAAGACAGTTCGTTTCAACGTGCTGAAGGTCAACAAGGCTGCTGGAGCCAAGAAGTCCTTCAGGAAGTTTTAG
- the LOC130694306 gene encoding small ribosomal subunit protein uS17-like isoform X3: protein MADQGERSFQRQPTIFLNRKSGNNKKSKIDRYTRAVGLGFKTPRENEKSFQKQPTVFLNKKSGKKQKNLRYHRNVGLGFKTPREAIEGTYIDKKCPFTGDVSIRGRILTGVVQKMKMQRTIVIRRDYLHYVKKYNRFEKRHRNMSVHLSPCFRDVALNDVVTIGECRPLSKTVRFNVLKVNKAAGAKKSFRKF from the exons ATGGCGGATCAG GGAGAGCGttcatttcaacgtcaaccaACCATTTTCCTTAACCGGAAAAGCGGTAATAACAAAAAGAGTAAAATCGATCGCTACACACGTGCGGTTGGTCTGGGTTTCAAGACTCCCAGAGAG AATGAAAAGTCCTTCCAGAAGCAACCCACTGTCTTCTTGAACAAGAAGAGTGgtaagaaacagaaaaatctgAGATACCATAGGAATGTTGGTCTTGGATTCAAAACTCCCCGTGAG GCTATTGAGGGCACCTACATTGACAAGAAATGCCCTTTCACCGGCGATGTTTCTATCCGTGGACGAATTCTTACTGGAGTTGTCCAGAAAATGAAGATGCAAAGGACCATCGTCATCCGCCGTGATTACCTTCACTATGTTAAGAAGTACAACCGTTTTGAGAAAAGACATCGTAACATGTCCGTGCACTTGTCACCGTGTTTCAG GGATGTTGCTCTCAATGATGTTGTTACCATTGGCGAATGCCGGCCATTGTCCAAGACAGTTCGTTTCAACGTGCTGAAGGTCAACAAGGCTGCTGGAGCCAAGAAGTCCTTCAGGAAGTTTTAG
- the LOC130695154 gene encoding uncharacterized protein LOC130695154 — protein MQQILVKLFLSAFIIVCLASSLPIINQGEPKEYCPSYLQGDTTIPCWSLGSKCFCFSNNDVIDKVYNWTQADEICKAANMTLLSIETEQKDLLIHSQRETHPELAEYPYTYWTSGSYSQTGYKRWEWATNEPFQPFEYTNWITGQPSDYNPPNNQPGHCVQLSFYRDYANGYWYPISCSSASYQRFICESLD, from the exons ATGCAGCAAATTCTAGTCAAGTTGTTTCTATCTGCTTTtataattgtttgtttggcaAGCAGCTTACCAATAATTAATCAAGGTGAACCTAAAG AATACTGCCCGTCCTATTTACAAGGCGACACGACCATTCCTTGCTGGAGCTTGGGCAGCAagtgtttttgcttttccaaCAATGACGTAATAGACAAA GTTTATAACTGGACGCAGGCAGATGAAATATGTAAAGCAGCAAATATGACCCTGCTCAGCATTGAAACGGAGCAAAAAGATTTGTTAATCCACAGCCAACGTGAAACCCACCCAG AGTTGGCAGAATACCCCTACACTTATTGGACTTCGGGTAGCTATTCCCAAACAGGCTATAAGCGATGGGAATGGGCAACAAACGAACCATTTCAGCCATTTGAATACACCAATTGGATTACGGGCCAACCTTCTGATTACAACCCTCCCAATAACCAGCCCGGACATTGCGTCCAGCTTAGTTTCTACAGAGACTATGCCAACGGATATTGGTACCCAATATCCTGTTCTTCTGCATCTTATCAAAGATTCATATGCGAATCACTGGACTAA
- the LOC130694304 gene encoding endocuticle structural glycoprotein SgAbd-2-like — translation MKLFIIAAVLAVAAAASYKPEYKAPNYPASGYSAPSYKDNKYDDITVTSQSDERNIDGSSQWSYAQSDYTTREESQVQKKFQGVTYDSYGKESDGEVVYGNTNKGSSYWISPEGEKLTLTWAADEAGFQPKGDHLPVAPVHVYELPVAPVHEYVLPVAPVHIPFNGKGYKIY, via the exons ATGAAGCTG TTTATCATCGCCGCTGTcttggccgtcgctgccgCTGCTAGCTACAAGCCGGAGTACAAAGCCCCAAACTACCCTGCATCAGGCTACTCTGCACCAAGctacaaggataacaaatacgacGACATCACCGTCACCAGCCAATCCGATgagcgcaacatcgatggcagcagccaatggag CTATGCTCAGTCCGACTACACCACCCGCGAAGAATCCCAGGTCCAGAAGAAATTCCAAGGAGTTACCTACGATTCTTATGGAAAAGAATCGGATGGAGAAGTCGTCTatggcaacaccaacaaaggatcTTCCTACTGGATCTCTCCCGAAGGCGAGAAACTTACTTTGACCTGGGCTGCCGATGAGGCCGGTTTCCAACCCAAGGGTGACCACTTGCCcgttgctcccgtccacgtCTACGAACTCCCAGTTGCccccgtccacgaatacgtTCTCCCCGTCGCACCAGTACACATTCCCTTCAACGGAAAGGGCTACAAGATctattaa
- the LOC130694305 gene encoding cuticle protein CP14.6-like — MKLFVVAALLAVAIAAPSSYKPEYKAPSYPTPSYSAPGYNKDNKYGEITVTNQSDERNLDGSSQFSYAQSDYTTREESQVQKKMQGVTYDSYGKESYGEVLANTNKGSSYWISPEGQKFTLTWVADEAGFQPKGDHLPVAPVHVYELPVAPVHEYELPVAPALPYSRTGPGY, encoded by the exons ATGAAGCTG TTCGTCGTAGCCGCTCTTCTGGCCGTTGCCATCGCTGCCCCGTCCAGCTACAAACCGGAATACAAAGCCCCTAGCTACCCTACACCGAGCTATTCCGCACCTGGCTATAACAAGGATAATAAATACGGTGAAATCACCGTCACTAACCAATCTGATGAACGAaatctcgatggcagcagccaattcAG CTATGCCCAATCCGACTACACTACCCGTGAAGAATCTCAAGTACaaaagaagatgcaaggagtcacctacgaCTCGTATGGAAAAGAATCGTATGGTGAAGTCCTTGccaacaccaacaaaggatcTTCCTACTGGATCTCCCCCGAAGGCCAAaagttcactttgacctgggttGCTGATGAGGCCGGTTTCCAACCCAAGGGTGACCATTTGCCCGTTGCCCCCGTCCACGTctacgagctcccagttgcccCCGTCCATGAGTATGAACTTCCTGTAGCTCCTGCTCTACCTTACTCTCGCACTGGACCCGGATACTAA